A part of Geothrix oryzae genomic DNA contains:
- the ppk1 gene encoding polyphosphate kinase 1, producing the protein MFHPIPRPEELLNRELSWLDFNARVMEEAEDPTVPLLERVKFLSIVSSNWDEFFMVRVAGIWRQIDAGITQPGPDGLTPRQLLERVSSRIHAYSARQHELFHAILEPQLEAAGIAILDPRRLDEAQSAFTLDYFERSLLPLITPLAVDTGHPFPRLGNRALVLVVELEPDEDLLDGDLPASELSFIHVPTGLASRFLRVPSAPGAHAFVMLEDVVRHHLSRLFLGYTVKCCHAIRVTRDSDLPVEEDPSEDLLKTVEESLRDRRRGAVVRLQYEHGLSSKVLDLIIEEMELSPEDLYPCSGLTAFSDLMQLYGQLDLPSLKDTPLPPLPVPQLDQAGSVFDAISRNDILLHHPYQSFDDSVVRFVREAAEDPKVLAIKMTLYRVTANSPVAAALERAAERGKQVAAIVELRARFDEAANIAWARRLEKTGVHVVYGLPNHKIHCKACLVVRQEVGGIKRYCHLGTGNYNERTSRLYSDLGLLTARPEFGEDLSNLFNMLTGYTRPPRFHRILLAPQHLKKALKARIQREIGHAQDGRPARMVLKMNALVDPQIIQMLYEASREGVKVDLIVRGTCCLRPGVPGLSENIRTLSILDRFLEHTRIYHFANDGQPETLLSSADLMPRNLDRRVELAFPLVDPILAAQVMEMVEMQLHDTLKGRVLGPEGDVLRRGFDDQDPPLRSQLRIYEHTLLASGVGALTQKLGPLDPDI; encoded by the coding sequence GTGTTCCACCCCATCCCCCGCCCCGAGGAACTGCTCAACCGCGAGCTCAGTTGGCTGGATTTCAACGCCCGGGTCATGGAAGAGGCGGAGGATCCCACGGTGCCGCTGCTGGAACGGGTGAAGTTCCTCAGCATCGTCTCCAGCAACTGGGATGAGTTCTTCATGGTGCGGGTGGCGGGCATCTGGCGGCAGATCGACGCGGGAATCACCCAGCCCGGGCCCGATGGCCTGACCCCCCGGCAGCTGCTGGAGCGGGTGTCATCGCGGATCCACGCCTACTCCGCCCGCCAGCACGAGCTCTTCCACGCCATCCTGGAGCCGCAGCTGGAGGCGGCGGGCATCGCCATCCTGGATCCCAGGAGGCTGGACGAGGCGCAGAGCGCCTTCACCCTCGACTACTTCGAGCGCAGCCTCCTGCCGCTCATCACGCCGCTGGCGGTGGACACGGGCCACCCGTTCCCCCGCCTGGGGAACCGGGCCCTGGTGCTGGTGGTGGAGCTGGAACCGGACGAGGACCTGCTGGACGGGGATCTGCCGGCCTCGGAGCTCTCCTTCATCCATGTGCCCACGGGCCTGGCCTCCCGCTTCCTGCGGGTGCCCTCGGCCCCGGGCGCCCACGCCTTCGTCATGCTCGAAGATGTGGTGCGGCACCACCTGTCGCGGCTCTTCCTGGGCTACACGGTGAAGTGCTGCCACGCCATCCGCGTCACCCGGGATTCCGACCTGCCGGTGGAGGAGGATCCCTCCGAGGACCTGCTCAAGACCGTGGAGGAGAGCCTCCGCGACCGTCGCCGCGGCGCCGTCGTCCGCCTCCAGTACGAGCACGGCCTGTCGTCCAAGGTGCTGGATCTCATCATCGAGGAGATGGAGCTGAGCCCCGAGGATCTCTACCCCTGCTCGGGGCTTACGGCCTTCTCGGACCTGATGCAGCTCTACGGCCAGCTCGACCTGCCGAGCCTCAAGGACACCCCGCTGCCGCCCCTTCCGGTGCCCCAGCTCGACCAGGCGGGCAGCGTCTTCGACGCCATCTCCCGCAACGACATCCTGCTGCACCACCCCTACCAGAGCTTCGACGACAGCGTGGTTCGCTTCGTGCGCGAGGCCGCGGAGGATCCCAAGGTCCTGGCCATCAAGATGACCCTCTACCGCGTGACGGCCAACAGCCCTGTGGCGGCGGCCCTGGAGCGGGCCGCCGAGCGCGGCAAGCAGGTGGCGGCCATCGTGGAGCTGCGGGCCCGCTTCGACGAGGCGGCCAACATCGCCTGGGCGCGGCGCCTGGAGAAGACCGGCGTGCATGTGGTCTACGGCCTGCCCAATCACAAGATCCACTGCAAGGCCTGTCTCGTGGTGCGCCAGGAGGTCGGAGGCATCAAGCGGTACTGCCACCTGGGCACGGGCAACTACAACGAGCGCACCAGCCGCCTGTATTCGGACCTGGGCCTGCTCACGGCCCGGCCCGAGTTCGGCGAGGACCTGTCAAACCTCTTCAACATGCTCACGGGCTACACCCGGCCACCCCGCTTCCATCGGATCCTGCTGGCGCCCCAGCACCTGAAGAAGGCCCTCAAGGCCCGCATCCAGCGGGAGATCGGTCACGCGCAGGATGGGCGGCCGGCCCGCATGGTGCTGAAGATGAACGCCCTGGTGGACCCCCAGATCATCCAGATGCTCTACGAGGCCAGCCGCGAGGGCGTGAAGGTGGACCTCATCGTGCGGGGTACCTGCTGCCTGCGGCCCGGTGTGCCCGGGCTGTCCGAGAACATCCGCACCCTGTCGATCCTGGACCGCTTCCTGGAGCACACGCGGATCTACCATTTCGCCAACGACGGCCAGCCGGAGACCCTCCTCTCCAGCGCCGACCTCATGCCCCGCAACCTGGACCGCCGCGTGGAGCTGGCCTTCCCTCTGGTGGATCCGATCCTGGCTGCCCAGGTCATGGAGATGGTCGAGATGCAGCTGCACGACACCCTGAAGGGCCGCGTCCTGGGCCCCGAAGGGGATGTCCTCCGGCGGGGATTCGATGACCAAGATCCACCCCTCCGCAGCCAGCTCCGCATCTACGAGCACACCCTGCTCGCCAGCGGCGTGGGTGCCCTCACCCAGAAGCTGGGACCGCTGGATCCGGACATTTGA
- a CDS encoding 50S ribosomal protein L25: MSQEVLIVPKRETFGKAAIRDLKKSGMIPAVVYGLNEPPIAIAISPKAVARVLASDAGMNSVMFLQREGTDIKRHVIIKDLQRDPITSRLRHVDFMRVDMTHKVRVKVPVRLVGTSIGVKSMGGVLDFTHREIEIECLPSIIPGHIDVDVSNLNIGDSIRFEQIALVPNIVLIGDAHQTVCSVRGKAPEEEVAAAPAAAEPEVAKKGKKEEKK; the protein is encoded by the coding sequence ATGTCCCAGGAAGTCCTGATCGTCCCCAAGCGCGAAACCTTCGGCAAGGCCGCCATCCGCGACCTGAAGAAGAGCGGCATGATCCCGGCCGTGGTCTACGGCCTGAACGAGCCCCCCATCGCCATCGCCATCAGCCCGAAGGCCGTGGCCCGCGTGCTGGCCAGCGACGCCGGCATGAACTCCGTGATGTTCCTCCAGCGCGAGGGCACCGACATCAAGCGCCATGTGATCATCAAGGATCTGCAGCGCGATCCCATCACCAGCCGCCTGCGCCATGTCGACTTCATGCGCGTGGACATGACCCACAAGGTGCGCGTGAAGGTGCCCGTGCGCCTGGTCGGCACCTCCATCGGCGTGAAGAGCATGGGCGGCGTCCTCGACTTCACCCACCGCGAGATCGAGATCGAGTGCCTCCCCAGCATCATCCCCGGCCACATCGATGTGGATGTGAGCAACCTCAACATCGGCGATAGCATCCGCTTCGAGCAGATCGCCCTTGTGCCGAACATCGTCCTCATCGGCGACGCCCACCAGACGGTCTGCTCCGTCCGCGGCAAGGCCCCCGAGGAGGAAGTTGCCGCCGCCCCCGCCGCCGCCGAGCCCGAGGTGGCCAAGAAGGGCAAGAAGGAAGAGAAGAAGTAG
- a CDS encoding TetR/AcrR family transcriptional regulator encodes MARSPLELTPKRTEIADAALRIIGERGIAALTTNALAQELGVSSGAPFRHFADRSEILEAVALRVEELILETFPPDTDPPLQRLLALLRARAQVIGGRQGIGRLMLSEQFAMALPDPAARRLRGLVTRTRAFLLAALEAAQAQGAIRSDLTSKALLPVVFGVLMNLVFSQATGGARSAEADEACDTLLVLLGPPPVP; translated from the coding sequence ATGGCCCGATCGCCCCTGGAACTCACCCCCAAGCGCACCGAAATCGCCGATGCCGCCCTTCGCATCATCGGTGAGCGGGGCATCGCCGCCCTGACCACGAACGCCCTGGCCCAGGAACTGGGCGTGAGCAGCGGCGCCCCCTTCCGCCACTTCGCGGATCGCAGCGAGATCCTGGAGGCCGTGGCCCTCCGGGTGGAGGAATTGATCCTCGAAACCTTCCCCCCCGACACGGACCCGCCCCTCCAGCGGCTGCTGGCCCTGCTCCGGGCCCGGGCACAGGTGATCGGCGGCCGTCAGGGCATCGGGCGCCTCATGCTCTCGGAGCAGTTCGCCATGGCGCTGCCGGATCCGGCCGCCCGGCGCCTCCGGGGTCTCGTCACCCGGACCCGGGCCTTCCTCCTCGCGGCGCTGGAGGCCGCCCAGGCCCAGGGGGCCATCCGGTCGGACCTCACCTCCAAGGCCCTGCTGCCCGTGGTCTTCGGTGTCCTCATGAACCTGGTCTTCTCCCAGGCCACGGGGGGGGCCCGCAGCGCCGAGGCCGACGAAGCCTGCGACACCCTCCTCGTCCTCCTGGGTCCCCCGCCCGTCCCTTGA
- a CDS encoding DUF6448 family protein → MRLSPLPALLAAALLGLSAWPLQAHCDALDGPVVVAARKALAKGEAGPVLVWVKPDDEPQIRAAFARTLAVRALGTEAKDLADAYFFETLVRVHRAGEGAPYTGLKPAGLDLGPAIPAADKALASGDLKPVFDLMHGVLKPGLEARFKQARATRGQASADLAEGRQAVAAYVDFLHYVDGAYRAAAGGAHAETAEAPKAESHHQH, encoded by the coding sequence ATGCGACTATCCCCTCTTCCCGCGCTGTTGGCCGCCGCCCTGCTGGGCCTCTCCGCCTGGCCACTCCAGGCCCATTGCGACGCCCTCGACGGCCCCGTGGTCGTGGCCGCCCGGAAGGCCCTCGCCAAGGGCGAGGCGGGCCCGGTCCTGGTCTGGGTGAAACCGGACGACGAGCCCCAGATCCGCGCCGCCTTCGCGCGCACCCTCGCCGTCCGCGCCCTCGGGACCGAGGCCAAGGACCTGGCCGACGCCTATTTCTTCGAGACCCTCGTCCGGGTCCACCGCGCGGGCGAAGGCGCTCCCTACACGGGCCTCAAGCCCGCGGGCCTGGACCTCGGCCCCGCCATCCCCGCCGCCGACAAGGCCCTGGCCTCCGGCGACTTGAAGCCTGTGTTCGATCTCATGCACGGCGTCCTCAAGCCCGGCCTCGAGGCCCGCTTCAAACAAGCCCGCGCGACCCGGGGCCAGGCATCAGCGGACCTGGCGGAGGGCCGCCAGGCCGTGGCCGCCTATGTGGACTTCCTCCACTATGTGGACGGCGCCTACCGCGCGGCGGCCGGCGGCGCCCATGCCGAGACCGCCGAGGCTCCCAAGGCCGAGTCCCACCACCAGCACTGA
- the pth gene encoding aminoacyl-tRNA hydrolase: MHQLMWTLVPLGNPGPDYQDTRHNLGRLLLQRWMADRNLAPAPSRRFPSGALYPLTDRLQALVPNTYMNLSGEACAQAESAGIYPRRLILLYDDKDLPLGTGRFRLNGSDGGHNGLRSVFECLGTQDIARLRLGIGPFQRPLVDFVLGHWTDPEWERIEAQDAPFARFLERLGATEDLGGLANQVNPAEFWGQSGNPGPGSGDETA, from the coding sequence ATGCATCAGCTCATGTGGACCTTGGTACCCCTCGGAAATCCGGGCCCTGACTACCAGGACACCCGTCACAACCTCGGCCGCCTGCTGCTGCAGCGCTGGATGGCGGACCGGAATCTGGCTCCGGCGCCCTCGAGACGGTTCCCCTCCGGCGCCCTCTATCCCCTGACGGACCGCCTGCAGGCCCTGGTCCCCAACACCTACATGAACCTCTCGGGCGAGGCCTGCGCCCAGGCGGAGAGCGCCGGGATCTACCCCCGCCGCCTGATCCTGCTCTACGACGACAAGGACCTGCCCCTGGGCACGGGCCGCTTCCGCCTGAACGGCTCGGATGGCGGTCACAACGGCCTGCGTTCGGTCTTCGAGTGCCTGGGCACCCAGGACATCGCCCGCCTGCGCCTGGGCATCGGGCCCTTCCAGCGGCCCCTCGTGGATTTCGTGCTTGGACACTGGACCGACCCCGAATGGGAGCGCATCGAGGCCCAGGACGCGCCCTTCGCCCGCTTCCTGGAACGGCTGGGCGCCACCGAGGACCTGGGCGGTCTGGCGAACCAGGTGAATCCGGCGGAGTTCTGGGGGCAGTCGGGGAACCCGGGCCCGGGGTCCGGAGACGAAACCGCTTGA
- the rpsF gene encoding 30S ribosomal protein S6 yields MRHYETIFIASPTLTDEQSDELVKQFEGIIAEQGGELLKTDKWGRKKLAYEVQKFSEGYYTLFEMNAGPDLIAELERRFRNHDSVIKYLSVRMDEAEKAAGRAKQRIEREAKRKAQAGIKERSAEEVMG; encoded by the coding sequence ATGCGTCATTACGAGACCATCTTCATCGCCTCCCCCACGCTGACGGACGAGCAGAGCGATGAGCTCGTCAAGCAGTTCGAGGGGATCATTGCCGAGCAGGGTGGCGAGCTGCTCAAGACCGACAAGTGGGGCCGCAAGAAGCTGGCCTACGAAGTCCAGAAGTTCAGCGAGGGCTACTACACGCTCTTCGAGATGAACGCCGGACCCGACCTCATCGCCGAGCTCGAGCGCCGCTTCCGCAACCACGATTCGGTCATCAAGTACCTGAGCGTCCGCATGGACGAGGCCGAAAAGGCCGCGGGTCGCGCCAAGCAGCGCATCGAGCGCGAAGCCAAGCGCAAGGCCCAGGCCGGGATCAAGGAACGCTCCGCTGAAGAGGTGATGGGATGA
- the rpsR gene encoding 30S ribosomal protein S18: protein MKRRADAKKGKPKKKKAFGGRRAKFCKFCVEKSLMIDYKDVKTLQAFTPERGKVLPRRTSGVCAVHQRALVEAIKRARNIALLPFATD, encoded by the coding sequence ATGAAGCGCCGCGCCGATGCCAAGAAGGGCAAGCCCAAGAAGAAGAAGGCCTTTGGGGGACGACGCGCCAAGTTCTGCAAGTTCTGCGTCGAGAAGTCCCTCATGATCGACTACAAGGATGTGAAGACCCTCCAGGCCTTCACCCCCGAGCGCGGCAAGGTGCTGCCCCGCCGCACCAGCGGTGTGTGCGCCGTCCACCAGCGCGCCCTTGTGGAAGCCATCAAGCGCGCCCGCAACATCGCGCTGCTCCCCTTCGCCACGGATTAG
- the dctA gene encoding C4-dicarboxylate transporter DctA: protein MFKRAASKLYNWVALMIVLGALLGHFYPSVAVKMQPLADGFIALIKMLIPPVILCSVVLGIAGSGSIKKAGRVGGKAILYFEIVSTLALVIGLVMANVFGPGRSFHADPSKLDPKLVAGYVAQAQHLTITDHLLKMIPKTMFSAFTDGDILQVLLISVLLGFSVAALSEKHKAPLIGFLENVSKMFFGVMHQILYLAPIGAGAAIAYTIGKFGLKSLIPMAQLIFLFYATCAVFIFLVLGLIARLAGFNIFKVVGYIKDELLLVMATSSSESALIPLMEKMEKLGLSKSIVGLVIPTGYSFNLDGTNIYMTLASLFIAQALGIELTLGQQMGILVVAMITSKGAAGVTGSGFITLAATLAVVPGIPVAGMALILGIDKFMSEARAITNHIGNCIAAVVMASWEKELDWDKFHATLGKPAEAAAAPVAEIPVLANEME from the coding sequence ATGTTCAAGCGAGCTGCTTCAAAACTGTACAACTGGGTCGCGCTCATGATCGTTCTCGGCGCGCTGCTGGGGCACTTCTACCCCAGCGTGGCCGTGAAAATGCAGCCCCTGGCCGACGGCTTCATCGCCCTCATCAAGATGCTCATCCCGCCGGTGATCCTCTGCAGCGTGGTGCTGGGCATCGCGGGCTCCGGAAGCATCAAGAAGGCCGGGCGCGTGGGCGGGAAGGCCATCCTGTACTTCGAGATCGTCAGCACGCTGGCGCTGGTGATCGGCCTCGTCATGGCCAATGTGTTCGGGCCCGGCCGGAGCTTCCACGCCGACCCCTCCAAGCTCGATCCCAAGCTGGTGGCTGGCTATGTCGCCCAGGCGCAGCACCTGACCATCACGGATCACCTCCTGAAGATGATCCCCAAGACGATGTTCAGCGCCTTCACCGATGGCGACATCCTACAGGTGCTGTTGATCTCCGTGCTGCTCGGGTTCTCCGTCGCGGCCCTCAGCGAGAAGCACAAGGCGCCCCTCATCGGCTTCCTGGAGAATGTCAGCAAGATGTTCTTCGGCGTCATGCACCAGATCCTCTACCTCGCCCCCATCGGCGCCGGCGCCGCCATCGCCTACACCATCGGCAAGTTCGGCCTGAAGTCGCTGATCCCCATGGCGCAGCTCATCTTCCTCTTCTACGCGACCTGCGCCGTCTTCATCTTCCTGGTGCTCGGGCTCATCGCGCGGCTGGCGGGCTTCAACATCTTCAAGGTGGTGGGCTACATCAAGGACGAGCTCCTGCTGGTCATGGCCACCAGCTCTTCCGAGTCCGCACTGATCCCCCTGATGGAGAAGATGGAGAAGCTGGGCCTCTCCAAGTCCATCGTCGGGCTGGTGATCCCCACCGGCTACTCGTTCAACCTGGACGGCACGAACATCTACATGACGCTGGCGTCGCTCTTCATCGCCCAGGCGCTGGGCATCGAGCTCACGCTGGGCCAGCAGATGGGCATCCTCGTGGTGGCGATGATCACCAGCAAGGGGGCCGCCGGCGTCACCGGCTCCGGGTTCATCACCCTGGCCGCCACCCTGGCGGTGGTTCCCGGCATCCCCGTGGCTGGCATGGCCCTCATCCTCGGCATCGACAAGTTCATGTCCGAGGCCCGTGCCATCACCAACCACATCGGCAACTGCATCGCCGCCGTCGTGATGGCCAGCTGGGAGAAGGAGCTGGACTGGGACAAGTTCCACGCCACCCTCGGCAAGCCCGCCGAGGCCGCTGCCGCCCCCGTGGCCGAGATCCCCGTCCTGGCCAACGAGATGGAGTAG
- a CDS encoding response regulator, whose product MIRVLLVEDDPMVAELNRMYLSRMGGFEIVASVRSAPEALALLQERPVDLLLLDIFMPGQSGIDLMREIRRQALDADVIFVTAARDTATIDRALKLGAVDYLIKPFEFERLKQALEHYRETRHMIRRGESLDQSALDRRLGRRPLEDRKAEGLPKGLDRNTLDKVLKAIGAWPEQSPWFTAEEIGQQVGISRVSVRKYFEFLGTLKVLRMEPGYGTGGRPVHRFQLQKAYLREAQRFL is encoded by the coding sequence ATGATCCGGGTGCTGTTGGTCGAAGACGATCCGATGGTGGCGGAGCTGAACCGGATGTACCTGAGCCGGATGGGCGGCTTCGAGATCGTGGCGTCCGTGCGCAGCGCCCCCGAGGCACTGGCGCTGCTCCAGGAGCGTCCGGTGGACCTGCTGCTGCTGGACATTTTCATGCCCGGGCAGAGTGGCATCGACCTCATGCGTGAAATCCGGAGGCAGGCCCTGGATGCGGATGTGATCTTCGTGACCGCCGCCCGAGACACGGCGACCATCGACCGGGCCCTGAAGCTGGGTGCGGTGGACTACCTCATCAAGCCCTTCGAGTTCGAGCGTCTCAAGCAGGCGCTCGAACACTACCGCGAGACCCGGCACATGATCCGGCGCGGGGAGAGCCTGGACCAGAGCGCGCTGGACCGGCGCCTGGGCCGGCGGCCCCTGGAGGACCGGAAGGCAGAGGGGCTTCCCAAGGGGCTCGACCGGAACACTCTGGACAAGGTGCTGAAGGCCATCGGCGCGTGGCCGGAGCAGTCCCCCTGGTTCACCGCCGAGGAGATCGGCCAGCAGGTGGGCATCTCCAGGGTTTCCGTGCGGAAGTACTTCGAATTCCTCGGCACGCTGAAAGTGCTGCGCATGGAACCCGGATACGGCACGGGCGGGCGCCCGGTCCACCGCTTCCAGCTTCAGAAGGCCTACCTGCGGGAGGCCCAGCGGTTCTTGTGA
- the dcuS gene encoding DcuS/MalK family sensor histidine kinase — MPRLRPILPLRARITLLVTLILGLALVVTAVMVDWRMARQTRETLGDKVILLSRITAEAEVVRDGLAGLRPPDEVQAYAERIRTEAGVDYVVVIDMTGLRLSHPNRALLGARFAGGDDAGVYQGRSYLSVAKGTLGISLRAFTPVWKGDRQVGAVAVGILQSGVDRTVVSVRKRIVLGGIIGFAAGILGAMYLAGRIKKILLGMEPQEISTLLQQRSAMLHSVREGIIGVNRDLVVTIVNEEALRLFALAGSRGELVGHPVEEVLPSSRLRTVIETGQAEYDQEGDILGLKILTNRVPVVVEGRITGALATFRDITEMNRLAEQLTGVRFYADALRAQTHEFMNKLHVILGLVRLEEYERLKTFITGVAGRLDDEVGFVVQRIKDPVVAGFLLARFSSTREQNILMTLDQDASLPPCPDDSVSHDLVTVLGNLLENAVEAIGEGPRREIQVSLRPEGTQLHLSVQDSGPGLPEEVLARAFTLGFSTKGENRGFGLWQAARTIEARGGRLVGRNREEGGAVFTASLNLFPGEEP, encoded by the coding sequence ATGCCGCGACTCCGTCCCATTCTCCCGCTCAGGGCCAGGATCACGCTCCTGGTCACCCTGATCCTGGGTCTGGCCCTCGTTGTCACCGCCGTCATGGTGGACTGGCGCATGGCCCGCCAGACCCGGGAGACCCTGGGCGACAAGGTCATCCTGCTGTCCCGGATCACGGCCGAGGCCGAGGTGGTGCGCGATGGCCTGGCGGGCCTCCGTCCCCCGGACGAGGTGCAGGCCTACGCCGAACGCATCCGGACCGAGGCCGGCGTGGACTATGTCGTGGTCATCGACATGACTGGGTTGCGGCTCTCGCACCCCAACCGCGCGCTCCTCGGTGCCCGGTTCGCCGGCGGGGATGATGCGGGCGTCTACCAGGGACGCTCCTACCTGTCCGTCGCCAAGGGCACGCTGGGCATCTCCCTGCGGGCCTTCACGCCCGTATGGAAGGGGGACCGGCAGGTGGGGGCCGTGGCCGTGGGCATCCTCCAGTCGGGCGTGGACCGCACGGTCGTGAGCGTGCGGAAGCGCATCGTCCTGGGGGGGATCATCGGCTTCGCGGCAGGGATCCTGGGTGCCATGTACCTCGCGGGCCGGATCAAGAAGATCCTCCTGGGGATGGAGCCCCAGGAGATCTCGACCCTGCTTCAGCAGCGCAGCGCCATGCTGCATTCGGTGCGGGAGGGCATCATCGGGGTGAACCGGGACCTGGTGGTCACCATCGTCAACGAGGAGGCCCTGCGGCTGTTCGCGCTGGCGGGGAGCCGCGGCGAGCTGGTGGGCCATCCGGTCGAAGAGGTCCTCCCCAGCTCGAGGCTCCGCACCGTGATCGAGACAGGGCAGGCGGAGTACGACCAGGAGGGCGACATCCTGGGACTGAAGATCCTGACGAACCGGGTCCCGGTGGTGGTCGAGGGGCGCATCACCGGGGCCCTGGCCACTTTCCGCGACATCACGGAGATGAACCGGCTGGCGGAGCAGCTGACGGGGGTCCGCTTCTATGCCGATGCCCTCCGGGCCCAGACCCACGAGTTCATGAACAAGCTGCATGTGATCCTCGGTCTGGTGCGGCTGGAGGAGTACGAGCGGCTCAAGACCTTCATCACCGGCGTGGCCGGCCGGCTGGATGACGAGGTGGGCTTCGTGGTCCAGCGGATCAAGGATCCCGTCGTCGCGGGCTTCCTGCTCGCCCGCTTCTCGTCGACGCGCGAGCAGAACATCCTCATGACCTTGGATCAGGACGCCTCACTACCCCCCTGCCCGGACGATTCGGTCTCCCATGACCTCGTCACGGTCCTCGGCAACCTGCTGGAGAACGCGGTCGAGGCCATCGGAGAAGGACCCCGCCGGGAGATCCAGGTCTCCCTCCGGCCGGAGGGCACCCAGCTGCACCTGTCCGTCCAGGACAGCGGCCCCGGCCTGCCCGAGGAGGTCCTGGCCCGAGCCTTCACGCTGGGGTTCTCCACCAAGGGCGAGAACCGCGGCTTCGGGCTGTGGCAGGCCGCCCGAACCATTGAGGCCCGGGGTGGCCGGCTGGTGGGCCGGAACCGGGAGGAGGGGGGCGCGGTCTTCACCGCCTCACTGAACCTGTTTCCGGGGGAGGAACCATGA
- a CDS encoding DUF6677 family protein, translating into MTDEKPVLRLPMPLRKQKALKAAWKPLLMQWLVPGAGYWMIGEKGRAKAFFGVWLLFCCLGALQMQYGAVDGVKGGVFVPVAGAWLPTLGAFATGGIGPIYGVFAWAFGGAGTEPVRTLTQEYGATYVMIAGLLNWLCCFDLWDRVTGRWVFRLPKDEQTRIAKGE; encoded by the coding sequence ATGACCGACGAAAAGCCCGTCCTGCGACTGCCCATGCCCCTCCGCAAGCAGAAGGCGCTGAAGGCCGCCTGGAAGCCGCTGCTGATGCAGTGGCTGGTGCCGGGGGCCGGCTACTGGATGATCGGGGAGAAGGGCCGGGCCAAGGCCTTCTTCGGGGTCTGGCTGCTCTTCTGCTGCCTGGGCGCCCTCCAGATGCAGTACGGGGCCGTGGATGGCGTGAAGGGCGGCGTCTTCGTGCCCGTGGCCGGGGCCTGGCTGCCCACCCTCGGCGCCTTCGCCACGGGGGGCATCGGCCCCATCTACGGGGTCTTCGCCTGGGCCTTCGGCGGCGCGGGCACCGAGCCCGTGCGTACCCTCACCCAGGAATACGGCGCCACCTATGTGATGATCGCCGGCCTCCTGAACTGGCTCTGCTGCTTCGACCTCTGGGACCGCGTCACCGGCCGCTGGGTCTTCCGGTTGCCGAAGGACGAGCAGACCCGGATCGCCAAGGGCGAGTAG
- a CDS encoding EamA family transporter gives MAPAALGLTLASALLHAVWNALLKRSKNLDDASVVVFATALVVTALLAFVWPGPAFPRAAALGWALAAGVGEGGYFIGLVGSLERAPLGWSYTWMRGGALLVAWPVGLLLGERIDGLAIFAVAGMLGGLGLLGLSTGERGSRRALPYVLGAAGSIAWFNACYKLALGAGASPPALFATSMAVGLPIQALHRRVRRGTWTGPVEWRPALGAGLLCTAAFLCYLVALRISSSAAVLTLRNTSIVFTLLLGWALGERPRGRQVAGVVLVSLGAALLGWPR, from the coding sequence TTGGCGCCCGCGGCCCTCGGCCTCACCCTGGCCTCCGCCCTCCTCCACGCGGTTTGGAACGCGCTTCTGAAGCGGTCGAAGAATCTGGACGACGCCTCCGTCGTGGTCTTTGCGACAGCCCTCGTCGTCACGGCCCTGCTGGCCTTCGTCTGGCCGGGGCCGGCCTTCCCCCGGGCGGCGGCCCTGGGCTGGGCCCTGGCCGCGGGGGTCGGGGAGGGCGGCTACTTCATCGGCCTGGTGGGCAGCCTGGAGCGGGCCCCCCTGGGCTGGTCCTACACCTGGATGCGGGGCGGGGCCCTGCTGGTCGCGTGGCCCGTCGGGCTGCTCCTGGGCGAACGGATCGATGGGCTGGCGATTTTCGCCGTGGCCGGCATGCTCGGGGGCCTCGGGCTCCTGGGGCTGAGCACGGGGGAACGCGGGAGTCGCCGGGCCCTGCCCTATGTGCTGGGCGCCGCGGGGAGCATCGCGTGGTTCAACGCCTGCTACAAGCTGGCCCTGGGGGCGGGTGCCTCCCCGCCCGCCCTGTTCGCCACCTCCATGGCTGTGGGCCTGCCCATCCAGGCCCTGCACCGCCGGGTGCGGCGCGGAACCTGGACCGGGCCGGTGGAATGGCGCCCCGCCCTGGGGGCGGGTCTCCTCTGCACGGCGGCCTTTCTCTGCTACCTGGTGGCGCTCCGCATCTCGTCCAGCGCGGCGGTGCTCACGCTCCGGAACACCTCCATCGTGTTCACCCTCCTTTTGGGCTGGGCTCTCGGCGAGCGGCCCCGCGGGCGCCAGGTGGCCGGGGTCGTCCTCGTCAGCCTCGGCGCCGCCCTGCTGGGCTGGCCACGCTAG